A region of Salinibacter sp. 10B DNA encodes the following proteins:
- a CDS encoding polymer-forming cytoskeletal protein gives MFGLIQFFRSNEPSPLPTLSIIGDDTTIHGDTITGSGDLRIEGTIRADVERDGRVVVAKDGAVYGTVQAQSILVAGTARGELLADDTLVLSASSNVRARLQADSLNIESGADFKGEVYDTSEASSHAPSSGDHDSTEPIPPPFIDEEAHQIFPLDETAEETGI, from the coding sequence ATGTTTGGTCTGATTCAATTCTTTCGCTCCAACGAGCCCTCTCCGCTCCCGACCCTTTCGATCATCGGAGACGACACCACCATTCATGGGGATACCATCACCGGCTCGGGCGATCTTCGCATTGAGGGCACGATTCGGGCAGACGTGGAGCGGGACGGCCGCGTGGTCGTGGCAAAAGATGGGGCGGTGTACGGGACTGTACAGGCCCAATCGATCCTCGTCGCAGGCACGGCACGGGGCGAACTCCTTGCCGACGACACGCTCGTGCTGTCGGCTTCCTCCAACGTGCGAGCCCGGCTCCAAGCCGATTCCCTCAATATCGAGTCCGGGGCCGACTTCAAGGGAGAAGTCTACGATACCTCCGAGGCGTCTTCTCATGCGCCCTCCTCGGGCGACCACGACTCGACCGAACCCATTCCTCCGCCCTTCATCGACGAGGAGGCACACCAGATTTTCCCACTCGATGAAACGGCAGAAGAGACCGGAATCTGA
- a CDS encoding DUF4097 family beta strand repeat-containing protein, translating to MSTMSIRTVLFSLTACLLLFTPSRAQPRITSGTVALDADGTVRVGNHEGSITIEAWDRDEVKYKAVVRPESDADHPEATVVRVDETPGRFAMRTEYDDSMTDGGSGWFGSSSQNIMPVEYTLTVPRGAHVEIEDHESDIQVAGLDGPVRIDTHDGSVMLRAQAGDAEVNSHDGPITVEEQSGSLAIDTHDSRIRLRSIRGRTEIDAHDSRIEGEGVRGGLRIDTHEGEARLSFVEVTDDVEINTHDGDFVLMVSGDTGFDLHTDFDDDAALTADFDLSPYRITTEDEDKVNYSGQVNGGGKRLDLRAHDGSFEIRMR from the coding sequence ATGTCTACGATGTCCATTCGCACGGTACTCTTTTCACTGACTGCCTGTCTTCTGCTCTTCACGCCGTCCCGAGCGCAACCTCGAATCACGAGCGGAACGGTGGCACTCGACGCCGACGGAACGGTCCGCGTCGGCAACCACGAAGGGAGCATCACTATTGAGGCGTGGGATCGGGACGAGGTGAAATACAAGGCTGTCGTCCGACCCGAAAGCGACGCCGACCACCCAGAGGCGACGGTGGTACGGGTGGACGAGACCCCCGGTCGGTTCGCGATGCGCACTGAATACGACGACTCAATGACCGACGGCGGGTCGGGATGGTTCGGGAGCAGCAGTCAGAACATTATGCCCGTGGAGTACACGCTTACCGTGCCTCGGGGCGCCCACGTCGAGATTGAGGATCACGAATCTGACATTCAGGTTGCGGGGCTCGACGGACCTGTGCGCATCGATACGCACGATGGATCGGTGATGCTGCGAGCACAGGCCGGCGATGCTGAGGTGAACTCCCATGATGGCCCTATCACGGTGGAGGAGCAGTCCGGATCCTTAGCCATCGACACCCACGACAGCCGTATCCGCCTCCGTTCGATACGAGGGCGGACGGAGATCGACGCACACGACAGCCGAATCGAGGGAGAGGGGGTACGGGGCGGCCTTCGGATTGATACGCACGAAGGAGAGGCGCGGCTTTCGTTCGTGGAGGTCACCGACGACGTCGAGATCAATACTCACGACGGAGATTTTGTACTCATGGTGTCCGGCGACACTGGGTTCGACCTCCATACGGACTTTGACGATGATGCCGCCCTCACGGCCGACTTCGACTTGTCGCCGTACCGAATTACAACGGAGGATGAGGACAAGGTGAACTACAGTGGGCAGGTCAATGGGGGCGGGAAACGTCTCGACCTGCGGGCGCACGACGGCTCGTTTGAGATTCGAATGCGATAG
- a CDS encoding thioredoxin family protein: MPDFFDAGRPHNGLTYEEYREKWRAQKDRSKADLDPEERKTLHYLNYNWERQTHVHEQYTPSDDLKDALTGIDEPQLWMVLTEPWCGDSAFLLPVIAEAAALRENITLRILLRDDNLDVMDQYLTDGSRSIPKLVAFSEAGDERFTWGPRPNDARTLFASLQEEYDDKMNAIEELIAHYEDGGWTTADSELADALRASRPAPSRR, from the coding sequence ATGCCTGACTTCTTCGATGCTGGCCGCCCCCACAATGGTCTCACCTATGAGGAATACCGTGAGAAATGGCGCGCCCAGAAAGACCGGTCCAAAGCAGACCTGGATCCAGAGGAACGAAAAACGCTCCACTACCTCAACTACAATTGGGAGCGCCAAACGCACGTCCACGAACAGTACACCCCCTCCGACGATCTGAAAGACGCCCTCACGGGCATTGACGAGCCGCAACTCTGGATGGTGCTCACGGAACCCTGGTGCGGCGACTCTGCCTTCCTTCTCCCCGTCATCGCCGAAGCAGCAGCCCTACGCGAGAACATTACCCTCCGCATTCTGCTGCGGGACGACAATCTGGACGTGATGGATCAGTACCTCACGGACGGAAGTCGGAGCATACCGAAGCTCGTGGCCTTTTCGGAGGCAGGCGACGAGCGCTTCACCTGGGGCCCACGACCGAACGATGCCCGGACCCTCTTTGCCTCACTACAGGAGGAGTACGACGACAAGATGAACGCCATCGAGGAGCTCATTGCCCATTACGAAGACGGCGGCTGGACGACAGCCGACTCGGAGCTGGCCGACGCCCTCCGTGCCTCCAGGCCGGCCCCCTCGCGCCGATAA
- a CDS encoding LacI family DNA-binding transcriptional regulator, which yields MPSSQSASTIHDVADRAGVSPATVSRVVNETGQTADTTRERVIEAVEELHYRPNRTAKSLSQGATQTIAVAVPTFTTPFHNELLKGVRSRLKTVDTDLLLCDLEWAAPEASLTKFLERGAMDGLLAAGLPMTEAVAREVKKLGGPAILIGSHWDDIDSFHWDDTKGACMATEHLVDRGHTQIGMITTHHETAIRDARVQGYRNALTAAGIQPDEDWIAVGNTDKHAGFSEESGFEAMEALLDQSPDIRAVFASSDVQAIGAWQALRERGLSVPEDVALVGYDDIKISQFIGLSSVAQNMHDIGEQATDLLLRRLHGAGPSEVVSKLITPSLRERASSTGRRQNGHH from the coding sequence ATGCCTTCTTCCCAAAGCGCCTCCACGATCCACGACGTTGCCGATCGGGCCGGTGTCTCGCCCGCCACCGTTTCTCGTGTCGTCAACGAAACCGGCCAAACGGCAGACACAACCCGCGAGCGGGTGATCGAAGCCGTTGAGGAGCTGCACTATCGTCCAAACCGTACCGCAAAATCGCTTTCGCAAGGAGCGACACAAACGATTGCGGTGGCGGTCCCCACCTTCACCACTCCGTTCCACAACGAGCTTCTCAAGGGCGTGCGAAGCCGCCTCAAAACGGTGGATACGGACCTGCTGCTCTGCGATCTGGAGTGGGCAGCCCCGGAGGCCTCATTGACGAAGTTTCTGGAGCGCGGTGCCATGGATGGCCTGCTGGCCGCGGGCCTGCCGATGACGGAGGCCGTGGCGCGCGAGGTCAAGAAGCTGGGAGGCCCTGCCATCCTGATTGGCTCCCATTGGGACGACATCGACTCGTTTCACTGGGACGACACGAAGGGCGCCTGCATGGCCACGGAGCACCTGGTTGACCGGGGACATACGCAGATCGGCATGATCACCACTCACCACGAAACCGCAATCCGCGACGCCCGCGTTCAAGGCTACCGAAACGCGCTCACGGCTGCCGGCATTCAGCCCGACGAGGACTGGATTGCGGTGGGCAACACCGATAAGCACGCAGGCTTCAGCGAGGAGTCCGGCTTTGAAGCCATGGAGGCACTTCTCGATCAGAGCCCCGACATTCGGGCCGTCTTTGCGAGCAGTGACGTGCAGGCCATCGGCGCCTGGCAGGCCCTCCGCGAACGGGGCCTGAGCGTGCCCGAGGACGTAGCACTCGTGGGATACGACGACATCAAGATCAGCCAGTTTATCGGGCTCAGCAGCGTGGCCCAGAACATGCACGACATCGGCGAGCAGGCAACCGATCTGCTGCTCCGCCGCCTGCATGGGGCGGGCCCGTCGGAGGTCGTTTCCAAACTTATCACTCCGTCGCTGCGAGAACGCGCTTCCTCCACCGGCCGCCGGCAAAATGGACATCACTAA